The Piliocolobus tephrosceles isolate RC106 unplaced genomic scaffold, ASM277652v3 unscaffolded_41342, whole genome shotgun sequence genomic sequence AGGCCTTCCGGCAGGGGCATCAGGCCTGGCACCCACTGTGCCACCACAGTCACCCACCACAAATCCTGCCCGGCCCCCAGTGCGAGGCAGGGTCCTTCATGACTACCCCAGATTCTACTATCAGGGTCCTCTTCTCCTGGAGCCAAGCAGGCCTCCAGGAAAGGGACTGTCTGTGCCCCTGCCCCAACATAAGCCGGGACTCCGATGCCCTGTCCCAGGTGGCCTGGAGTGGCTGAAGCAGCAGCTGTTCCGCCTGGGCGAGGACTGGTACTTCCTGATGGTCCTCGGGGTGCTCATGGCCCTGGTCAGCTATGCCATGAACTTTGCCATCGGGCGTGTGGTCCGAGGTAACTCTTCCCTGGCAGGTGCTGCTCTGGGCCAAGGGATTCTAAGCACGCTCTGGGGATGCCAGATGGgccaccaggtgcagtggtgcagggAGAGATCTGGGTGCAGGGAGGGCTCTGGCTCCACTCCTGGCTtactgtgtgatcctgggcaggctcctgcccctctctgggcctcagtcatCTCATTTGCACGAGGGAGAGAGGCCTGAATATTCCCAAGAGCCCTTCCTCCTCTGagctctctgcctcctcttccagCCACCCCGTTCCTTCTCCTCCATGCTCCATGCCTGGGGCACATGCCTAGATCACCAAACTTGGAGCCTTCCCCCTGCTCCCTCAGCAGCCTGCCTCCACCCTGAGGCCTCCCTGAAAGAGGGGGTGTGAGGCAGGAAGGGTCTGAGGCACTTTCTCTGGAGACCCTCAGCTGCCAGAAGCAGGACCTACTATGGTGTTTGGTGCTTCACACCTGGGTCATTTAGTTCTCTTTAGTCTTCAATGAGCCTGTGAGGGAGAGCCCATCACTAGCCCAGTTGACGGAtggggaaacaggctcagagaggctgagtggCTTGCCCGAGGTCACTCAGCTAGGCAGTGGTAAACCTGGGATATGGACCCAGGGTCATACTCCTGCCTCTTCTTGGGGGTCTGCCCCTCACCGGGTGGCCTAGTCCTCCCCTCTTCATGACTCCATTGACTGGTCAGTAAGTGGGCACCACAGTGTCTAGCCCCAAGGGCTGCAGAGGCTGTGGGTGCCTCCCTGATACCTGACTGTCCCCAGCACACCAGTGGCTGTACCGGGAGATTGGGGACAGCCACCTGCTCCGGTATCTCTCCTGGACTATATACCCTGTGGCCCTCATCTCTTTCTCATCGGGCTTCTCCCAAAGCATCACGCCCTCCTCTGGAGGTGAGTCCACGGTCG encodes the following:
- the LOC113223438 gene encoding chloride channel protein ClC-Ka-like encodes the protein SPTTNPARPPVRGRVLHDYPRFYYQGPLLLEPSRPPGKGLSVPLPQHKPGLRCPVPGGLEWLKQQLFRLGEDWYFLMVLGVLMALVSYAMNFAIGRVVRAHQWLYREIGDSHLLRYLSWTIYPVALISFSSGFSQSITPSSGGSGIPELKTMLAGVILEDYLDIKNFGAKVVGLSCTLATGSTLFLGKVVWAG